The nucleotide window CAGCTACGTTTTTCGGAAGGATTTGCGTTCTTCGTTGCTGTTTAGCCGCCACAACTTAATTGAAGATGCGCCCATCTCCCGCCTCGATCTGCTGATGTGTCGCAACGCCCTGATGTATTTCAATCCCGAAATCCAGAAAAAAATCCAGTCTCGCTTTCACTTTGCGCTCCGCGATAGTGGCTTTCTCTTATTAGGTCAAGCAGAGGGACTGCTCAACAGCGCCCATACTTTCAACATCGTGGATTTGAAGCGACGGATTTATATGAAGGCACCAAAGGTGAATCTGTACATGAGTCCATCTGACCTCCAGGACTCCAGGCGCGATCGCATCCGCGAACGCTCCGCTTCTCCGAAAGAGCAGTTGCGATCGCTCATCCAGGCGAACGATGAAAAGGCAGTGAAGCCTTTAGAAGTGAAGCCTCTAGAGAAACAACCCCCATATTTACGGCAAGAGTTCCAGCAAGAATTCCAGCAAGAATTCCAGCCAGCGGTAGAACGCAAGCAACCCTTACCTTCCCAGCCAGAGTTAAAAACTGAGCAGACACAACTCCTGGTGCTGCGGGAAGAGCTAAAAACCGTTCAACAAGAACGTCTGGATCTCAAAAAACAGTTGAATGAGACTCAAGAGGAACTCCAGTCCACCCACGAACAACTACAGGCAATGAATCAGGAGTTGCAGTCCCTATCGGAAGAACTGTACCAGCGCAACGAAGAACTCAATCAAGCCAAGGCTTTATTAAAGACGATAACGCAACCTAAATTTCAGGGAGTTGCCTAGCGATCGCTCTGAATTATTTCGATTCACAACCTAAACCGGAGTCAGGCTGCACCGGCTTGTATCTCACCTAAGTGGCACTTATCTTGTTCAATGCCCGACAGGAGAGGACAAGCATGGGAACTGAGAAAGGTTCCAGAAAATCGAGACGGCGAGATACCTCATTTCAACTTGAGGGCGTTTCCGTAAATCTGAAAGAACCATTCTTGGTAACGGTTCTAGGCGTTTTTATGGTTGTCCGGGGTGGAATGTTTTTTCTGAATCCTCAACTGGCGACCTTAGAATGCGATCGCCTTCAGTCTTTGGCTATGTGTAAACTCGTGGTGTCGAGTTTGCGAGGGGAAACCGTGACTCCCTTCCCACTCGATCGGTTAGAGAAAGCAACCGTTCAGAAACATGGGAAATCAAATCAGCTTGTCTTGTTAACATCTGATGATGAGAACCTCTACTTTCCAATGAATAACAGTTTTAGCTTTACAGAAAGTAAAGCCTCCCAGATTAATGAGTTTGTGCAAGATCCAAAAGCCAAGTCTCTAAAACTGGAGCAGGATAGTCGTTGGTTCGCCTATCCGCTTGGAGCTAGTTTGATAATGTTAGGAAGTTTATCTCTCTGGTTTACCTTAAAGGATTTTCTAGATTAGTCTAAACGTCGCTCTAATTTCTAATCCTCTTTGCAAGCGCGATCGCATGATGGGTCAGGTACGATATAACTACGGTATAGACGGTTTTCTACAGCTAAGTAAAGCTTAAATAAATCGTTATGCCGCTCGCTTGGGGAGCTGTGGATGAAGTTCAAGAAGTTCTAGAAGGAATCGGTGCTGGTAGATGCTGGAGCAGTCGGTGAGAAGCAACTTTAGAGAGGCGATCGCTTTTGCAGGGACGATCAAGTTCGGGCAGAAAAAATTAGATTTCCTTTAGTTTCGACAGAGGATTGTTTCTGTTTTCCTCTGCTTGGTAAATCGAACCTGTGAAACCGAAGTAACGATATGGAAGTTAAAGTTAGCGACACCTACACCTTTGTCTCCAATTACTTCTAAAGTCAATTCCCCCTGATGCCCCGAACTTCCTGGATCGGAAATAATATAGTTTCTGCCTTGAGTCGGTGCCACAACTTTCACGCTGCCTACTCGCTCTAGAATCGGCTGACAAGTTTTGATTGAGTTCACCACTTCCTTGTAATCCCTAAATTGTATGTACGCCCATTCCTGTCGAACTTCAGCAGGAGCCTTGACATTGGGGAAACTGCCGTTGTGAAGCCACATTAAGGTTAAGGCGATCGCGCACGGAATTAAGGCTCTCAACAAGAAAATTTTTAGAGTGGAATTAGATTTACTCCGTTCAAATCTACAAGCAATCCGAATGCCTAAAAAAGATAGCAAAATTGAAATAGGCAAAATAATATATGGAGAATAAAACAGGTACGGTATTGGGGTTAGAAAATTCATGAAAAAGGGTAGGCTACTAACCAGCAAACCGATGATGCAACCTAACACCAGAAATGACGGCTCAATTGTTGATTTTCGGGTTGAAATCTGCTGAAATGCCAGAGCCGTCGTATAGACACCGAGAAGATATAGCCCAAGAGCGATAGTTGCCCCTAACCTAAACCATCCAGGAATGGTCATTGCACGATAGTTGAAGAAATAATAGTTCATGGATGTGAAGGTGCCGAGCCATGCATAAGAAAGCCCCACCAATACAGCCAGTAGCGCAACTAGATTTTTTCTCACGAAATGATTTCTCCCAAAAGCACATAGCTCGTTTGAATACATCTGTATTTTGATGTTTTACAGAATTCAACTTCTTCTATGCCTGTGATGGGTCTACTTTCCAATTAATAATGGTTTTAGCCTTCTCTAGAGCCGACACGTCTATAAAATTCGGTAATCAAATCAGTCTGAATCCTCCCAAAGAGTAAGGCAAGAAACCGTTAAAAATTCTAGCGTGAAGGAATGGCTCTCACCTATGACTAGCGAGCCGGGGACGCTGCGCGATCGCTATGAGGCAACACAAAAGCTTTCCTGCTTATTGGACACGGCGACAACTACTCCGGCTTGGGGTAGCAGGCACGATCTTACCGTTCGCGATCTCTCAACTCTCTAGTTGTTTGCAACAGAATTTATTGACAATGGAAAGTTCAAAGCAAGCTGATTTTTCCGCCACAGAAGGACGATTATCATCCCGCCCAACTCGCCCCACAGCAACCGCAACTCCCGGATTGCATCCCCTAGGACTGGACGGACAGCGGGATGGTTTCATCTATGTACCCAAAACCTATCGGGCAGACCAACCCGCCCCCCTAGTGTTGATGTTGCACGGAGCCGGAGGCGATTCAGAAGGGGCGCTTAATATCGTCCGCCATCTGGCAGATCCCTTCCAGACAATTTTGTTGGCAGTAGACTCGCGCCGACAAACTTGGGATGTTATTCGGAGTGGGTACGGTGCCGATATTACTTTTATTGACCGGGCGCTGGCACAAACCTTCAGCCGTTATGCGATCGCTCCAAACCGGGTAGCGATCGCAGGTTTCTCGGATGGGGCTTCCTACGCCCTCTCAGTTGGCATTACCAATGGCGACTTGTTTAGCCACATCATTGCCTTCTCACCGGGATTCATGGCTCCTGCGGGACAGGAAGGGAAGCCGCAGGTATTCATTTCTCATGGGAAGGGAGACACGGTGTTGCCGATTGAGCGATGCAGTCGCCGGATTGTGCCGCAGTTACAACGGGCAAGCTATAACGTGCAGTACCACGAGTTCAATGGCCCCCACGCGGTTCCAGGCGCGATCGCTCGGCAAGCAATGGAGTGGTTTACCCAAACAGCACCGAAGGAGAATTGAGCATCCCAGCTTCTTGAATCCTGGCAAAGGCGGCTTCCCCTAAAATGCGGTGAGTCGCTGTTGTTGGATGAATGCCATCCCAGAACAAAAACTGGTCTGGACTACCAGAAGTCCCAGCGCCAGCCAAACACGCATTGAGGACATTGGTAAAGCCAAACGCCGCCGGATTCGCGATCGCTTCTCGATACAGTCGATTGGCATCGAGAGTGGCAATCTGAAGGTCAGAATGCTGCTGAGCTACCTTAAGCGATCGCCTTAAACCTTGATTGTGGGCTTGGGTTAACGTACTGAGTCTGGCAGCATTTGCACTGGTTCGGGTAGTCGGCAAGTGTCCCAAATCGGGCAAGTTTACCACCAGGAGCTTTTTAGCACCCCGATCGGCGAGAGAAGCGATCGCTTTAGTGATATTTTCAACAGGAATTGTGGCGTTGCTAACTCCCTGTAAATAATCATTTCCCCCCGCCCATAACACATACAGCGCCTCTGAATTCAGCGGTTGATGTGTTTGGATAAACGATTGCACCTGGGCTAGCAAACCAGGGACAAAACTGTTGCGATCG belongs to Coleofasciculus sp. FACHB-1120 and includes:
- a CDS encoding protein-glutamate O-methyltransferase CheR, translated to MMQTSQSPVYNTPPRTKAAYELEVLLDYLKRSRGFDFTGYKRPSLMRLILNRMQKVGTESCTKYIDYLKEHPEEFSHLFNTLLVNVTSFFRDRSVWDYLSKDLLPQLIANKAADEPIRVWSAACASGEEAYSIAIVLAEILGIEQFQARVKIYGTDIDEEALKQARLGTFTDREVTGISPNLLEKYFESNTSNSYVFRKDLRSSLLFSRHNLIEDAPISRLDLLMCRNALMYFNPEIQKKIQSRFHFALRDSGFLLLGQAEGLLNSAHTFNIVDLKRRIYMKAPKVNLYMSPSDLQDSRRDRIRERSASPKEQLRSLIQANDEKAVKPLEVKPLEKQPPYLRQEFQQEFQQEFQPAVERKQPLPSQPELKTEQTQLLVLREELKTVQQERLDLKKQLNETQEELQSTHEQLQAMNQELQSLSEELYQRNEELNQAKALLKTITQPKFQGVA
- a CDS encoding alpha/beta hydrolase-fold protein; this translates as MESSKQADFSATEGRLSSRPTRPTATATPGLHPLGLDGQRDGFIYVPKTYRADQPAPLVLMLHGAGGDSEGALNIVRHLADPFQTILLAVDSRRQTWDVIRSGYGADITFIDRALAQTFSRYAIAPNRVAIAGFSDGASYALSVGITNGDLFSHIIAFSPGFMAPAGQEGKPQVFISHGKGDTVLPIERCSRRIVPQLQRASYNVQYHEFNGPHAVPGAIARQAMEWFTQTAPKEN
- a CDS encoding SGNH/GDSL hydrolase family protein yields the protein MAVLTTSIQNTHPITELYVFGDSLSDAGTVFRATGGMYPPNPPYFQGRYSNGRVWVEYLALRLDLDSNQTKNFAYGGATSGNDRNSFVPGLLAQVQSFIQTHQPLNSEALYVLWAGGNDYLQGVSNATIPVENITKAIASLADRGAKKLLVVNLPDLGHLPTTRTSANAARLSTLTQAHNQGLRRSLKVAQQHSDLQIATLDANRLYREAIANPAAFGFTNVLNACLAGAGTSGSPDQFLFWDGIHPTTATHRILGEAAFARIQEAGMLNSPSVLFG